A genomic segment from Methanolobus zinderi encodes:
- a CDS encoding AI-2E family transporter: protein MRRAGVVSWLLLGIFLAASTILSIVATVSGIIVPLLVAVVIGIVFRPLVDILEQQHVNRNTGTVLTMLFILVGIVILLIILVRGFVYQGAEIVTQIQAGWTGLQAWLMQFEIDEGILESISVTVHTAIPALGQGIVGLLTNTFSGIVTFLIGAYFSIFILFFILRDGPEIDLWMSRQLNLKPETGAAIIADTSRSIRLYFRGTAITAAITAIVVAIPLIYLNVPLVSSILILYFFTSFIPYIGAFIGGAFAVIIAFGSGGPEAALIIAVAVTISNGALQNAINSWVLGATLKMHPLAVFLVTIAAGIVGGVLAMVLAVPLTAVVVQTVHRLKEEGVFVEPLNSTHGGNIE, encoded by the coding sequence TTGCGCCGTGCAGGCGTCGTAAGCTGGCTCCTCCTTGGGATCTTTCTCGCTGCAAGCACCATACTGAGTATTGTTGCAACAGTGAGCGGAATAATTGTCCCTCTGCTCGTGGCGGTAGTTATAGGGATTGTTTTCAGACCGCTTGTAGACATACTGGAGCAACAGCATGTTAATCGCAACACTGGCACGGTACTGACGATGCTTTTCATATTAGTGGGTATTGTCATCCTTTTGATCATCCTGGTAAGAGGTTTTGTTTATCAGGGAGCAGAGATAGTAACCCAGATACAGGCAGGATGGACAGGCCTTCAAGCCTGGTTGATGCAGTTTGAGATAGACGAAGGGATATTAGAGTCTATCAGCGTCACGGTCCATACTGCCATACCTGCACTTGGCCAGGGAATCGTAGGACTTCTGACCAATACCTTTTCAGGTATTGTGACATTCCTGATAGGAGCTTATTTCAGTATTTTCATCCTCTTTTTCATCCTGCGGGACGGACCTGAAATAGATCTGTGGATGTCAAGGCAATTAAACTTAAAACCCGAAACCGGAGCAGCTATCATTGCTGACACAAGCCGTTCAATACGCCTCTATTTCCGGGGCACTGCTATTACTGCAGCAATAACCGCGATCGTGGTTGCAATTCCCCTAATCTACCTCAATGTCCCCCTGGTGAGCTCAATTCTGATCCTTTACTTCTTTACTTCATTTATACCATACATAGGAGCATTCATTGGTGGGGCTTTTGCTGTTATCATTGCCTTTGGTTCAGGAGGACCCGAAGCGGCACTGATAATTGCGGTGGCAGTTACCATATCCAATGGAGCTCTGCAGAATGCAATAAATTCCTGGGTCCTTGGAGCAACCCTCAAAATGCACCCGTTGGCCGTTTTTCTTGTCACCATCGCAGCCGGCATTGTGGGAGGAGTACTCGCCATGGTACTGGCCGTGCCGTTGACTGCAGTCGTTGTACAGACAGTACACCGCCTGAAAGAGGAAGGGGTTTTTGTTGAACCATTGAACTCTACACATGGAGGAAATATTGAATGA